The Aneurinibacillus uraniidurans genome segment GATTTTCGAATTCGCGCTAAAGATGTTACGATGAACCTTATCATAAATAACGGAAATCTATTAAGGTAAATAGTGGCATAACTAAGGTAGTGACTGATAGAATATTGGTGAAAATGGATGGGAGGTATAGAATGGTTACTCATTTGCTTGAACAAGTAAAGAAAACAAGAAAAACCTTACGCCAGCAGATCATCGCAGCCGTGTTAAATCAGTTTGATGAGCAGAGTATGAAGTTAGATCGAAGCATGAGACAAGAGAAATATAGCAAAATGATGGAAAATCCTTTCCGCTTCTATAGAGGGAGTGCCTATTTATTTTATTATGATGTAACAAATGTTCCATTTTCTTTTCATACACCAGAGGATAAACCGACATGGATTCAAGGAGATTTGCATTTCGAGAACTTCGGTGCCTTTCAGAATGAGCAAGGGCATATCGTGTATGATGTGAATGATTTTGACGAAGGATATATGGGGTCTTATTTATACGACATTTTGCGTATGACGACAAGCATTGCGCTGTTTTGTGAAGGACAGGGGCTCGGTGAGGATGAGCAGACAGAAAGTATTGCAGCGTATGTAGCTGCTTATTACAAGCAGCTACTGCGATTTGAACGGAAAAAAGAAGATCCTGTTACGTTATTTTTCACCAAAGATAATACAGAAGGGCCGATACGCAAAGTATTGAAGAAGCTAGAGAAGCGACAAGCGAGCGAATGGCTTGAAGGAATTACATATGTTGGAGAAGACAATCGCCGTTGTTTCGTGTGGACAGATGAAATCCAACCTGCGAGCAATGAAGAGCGTGCTGCACTTGAACAAGTATGGATAGAGTATGTGGAGAGTCTGGATGTAGAAGATCGGCGTGCCCGTGAGTTCTACCGAATTAAAGATATGGCATGCAAGCATGGTTCTGGAACGGCTTCCATAGGCCTTTCACGATATTATGTGCTTGTGGAGGGAGATGGACAAGGGGAGCTGGATGATCTTGTACTAGAAGTAAAAGAGGTGCGTACACCCATTCCAGCATATTTCTTGCCGTATAACGAAGGATTCTGGCAGCGTCATTCCCATCAAGGGGAAAGAGTTATTACTACACAGAAAGCCATGCATCATCATGAGGACCCGTACCTTGGATTTATTACTATAGGGGATCAACATTTTTATGTACGGGAACGTTCACCATTCAAGAAGCGGGTAAAAGCGAAGCATTTGACGGGTGTGAAAGAAATCAATTCGACAGTAGAGATTATGGGACGGATCACGGCAAAAATTCATGCGCGTGCGGATGCAGATGTGCAGCGAGATCTTCTTCCTTATCATAGTGAAGAAGAGATTCTACGTGCGATTGGTGAGGATTTTGAAGCCTTTTGTGCACAGATAATATTTTGGTCAATGATGTATAAGCAGCAAGTGAAAGAAGACTACGTGTTGTTTTGTGATTGGTGCAGGGAAGAATTTGATATATAAGTAGAGTAAAAATGGATACGATAAAAAAGGACAACCTACCTAGATGGTTGTCCTTTTTTTATGCCCTTTCTGATTGGGCTATCCGGAATGACAAACGAAACGTTTTTCCCTTTATTTACCCCCAGTAATCAAAAATCAAACTTTTTAAGATGCTCATACGTCTTTCATTTGTAAGGCAAGTGATTGGTGCGCGCGTATCAAAGGAGAGTATTCAAATGAATAGGAAGTTAGAAAAATTACTTATACGTTTAATTACGGAAAATAAAGAGAATGTGTATCGATTAGCTTTCAGCTATGTAAAGAATGCAGAAGATGCGCTCGATATTGTTCAGGATTCTATCCATAAGGCTTTGTCATCATCAGAAACCCTAAAATCCGAAGGTTCGATGAAAGGCTGGTTTTACAGGATCGTGGTGAATACATCGCTCGATTTTCTGAGAAAACAGGGGAAAATTCAACCTATGGATGATAAAACGTTAGAATTTCATAGCCCTATAAGCGAAGACGCTTATCATGATATTGATTTGGAGCGAGCTCTGGATGAATTACCCCATGCCTTTCGGACCGTGGTTATACTTAGATACTTTGAAGATTTAAAAATTGAAGAAATTGCGGAAGTGCTGGATGAAAACATCAGCACCGTAAAAACACGATTGTATACAGCACTTCGTAAACTGCGAATTAAAATGGGCGATGAACTTCTGGAGGAGGCAAAGTAACATGAGCGAAAAGCTGGAACAATTGAAACGGAAATATGAGAATATACCGATCCCGGATGAACTGGATTTCGTTGTGAAGAAAGCCCTCAAGCAAAAAAAGAAAAGATATGTGAAGACGAAGAGTCTTGCTGGGGTCGGTGCAGCGGCTATTGTATTGATCGCAGGGATCAATACTAGCCCTACCTTTGCAAAAGTCTTATCAGAAGTGCCTTTGGTTGACTCGCTTGTCAAGGTGGTAACTTTTAAAGAATTTAAAGTAGATGACGGAGATGCTCAAGCCAATTTTAAAGTACCGGCCATTACGAACATGGGAAATAAAGACTTAGAAGCTACTTTAAACAACAAATATCTGGAAGAAAATAAAAAGATGTACAATGATTTCATGGCTGAAATGAAGGAAGTAAACGAAAATGGCGGAGGTCATGTAGGTGTGGATAGCGGTTATGTGGTCAAAACCAACAATGATCGGATCCTTGCTGTGGGCAGGTATGTTGTAAATACAGTTGGTTCCTCTTCAACAACATTTAAATACGATACGGTAGACAAGAAAAATCAACTTTTGATTACCTTACCAAGTCTATTTAAAGATGACAGCTATATAAGCCGGATCAGTGAAAATATTAAGGAACAGATGAGACAGCAGATGAAGAAAGATCCCGATAAGTTTTATTGGGTAGAAGGTACAGGGAGTAAGGACTCTACGATAGACTACTTTAAAACGATTTCTAAAGATCAAGCCTTTTATATTAACAATGAAGGAAAGCTGGTTATCTCCTTTGATAAATACGAAGTCGCTCCAGGGTATATGGGCGTGTTAGAGTTTATCATACCGACCAACACAATTGCTGATTTATTAGTTAGTAACGAATATATAAAATAGGCTATTGGATCTGCCATCTGTGGAAGTTCTTCGAACAGCCAGGTGAAATATATAACACAAGCAACAAGAAGGGACGAATAGAAATGATGAACGTAAAAAAAGTTGTATTAGGAACATTTACTACTGCATTACTGTTAATATCCAACTCACTTACACCTGTTTTAGCTGATTCTACAAAACATGTTTCGCAAACACAAAGGCAAACGATAGATATGCAAACAACAAAAGCGATTCAAAATATCATACAGCTTGCTAAACAAGGGAAATTACCAAACGTACCATTCCAAATCGGGACCCAAAAATCTACGATAATTAAACAGTGGGGCATGCCTAAATATGGAGCAGAAGGGGCTAAGAGCAATAAGTATAGCTTTTTAGACTATACCAATAAAAAACATACAAGTTTTGAAGCAAATGACAAATTACTTCGTATTGATTTACAAGATCCAACGTTAAACAAGAGAGTGACCATGTCTAAACTGAAACAAGTAGTAGGAAAACCTGTTTCGGTAGATGGCTCAGCTAACACAAAATATCTGACTTACAAAGCTGGCGGCTATACGATTAAGTTTGTCTTTGATGTAATAAAAAAAGGAGAAGATCCAAAATTAATGACGGTAATCTTAACAGGATCTAACTATTGGAAATAAGGAAGTTGTATGTTCGGATATAATTTATACACAAATCAACCGACTCTCTTTACGTTAAGGAGTCGGTTGATTTTTTATATATAAAATTAATTCACGTAAAAAGAAAAATTTTACACAAATTTTATTTGAAGTGAAACCGATTTCTCACTTAGAGTAAAGAATATTTCTAATAAGGGAGAACTTCTATGAACTTCATCAAAAATTCGAAAGTAAGTCAAAAGATTTTTGGATTGATTATTTTAGCAGGAATCTTTCTCATAGCTGTTGGTTATGCAGGATATTATTCTATTCAACAGCTAAAGATCCATTCAAATGAAACATATAATGACAGGCTTGTTCCCATGCAATGGTTCAGCCAAATTAGCACTAATACGCGTTCTGTTGACGCATATATACTAGAACTAATGCTGACTACTGATCATGCAAAAAACCAAGAATTAAAAGGCGAGATTGCAAAAACAGCTCAATCAACAGATGAGTTACTGGCTAATTTAAGGCAATCAAAACTATATGAAGCATCAAAGGACAGAATGACTTCTCTTCAAGAACAAATAACCATATACAGAAGCGGGCGTGAAGAAACGCTAAAATTAGCTCTGGATAACCGAAATGCAGAAGCTTACCAAACTTATTTATCCAAAATGGTTCCTGCTCGCAATAACCTTAATAAAATTTTAAATGATATTGCAATATATAATCAGGATTTAGCTCACAAGACAAACGAAGAAAGTAATGCAAAGAGTACAAAAATCATAGACCTTATGATTTTTTTGACCGTAGTATCATTGGTTTTATGCTCTGGTATTGGGGTTCTAATTTCTCGGATGATTACTCGTCCTTTGAAAGAAATACAGGTTCTAATGCAAAAGGCAAAAGAAGGAGATCTAACGGTATACGGTGCCTATCAATCAAAAGATGAAATTGGAATGTTAACAACTGATTTTAATGATATGATCGTACAGCTACGAGGAATCGTTAAACAAGTAAGTGACAATGCTGTAAATTTATCAGCAAGTGCACAGGAACTTTCTGCTAGTAGCGAACAAACATCACAAGCAACTCAACACATCGCTGCTGCAATTCAAGAAGTAGCCAGTGGAGCCGAAACACAGGTAAAAGGTACGGAAGAAAGTGCACGTGCGATAGAGGAAATGGCAATTGGTATAAACAAAATCGCTGAATCATCTTCTTTTGCCGCTGAATCTTCAAATGAAGCAATAAAAAATGCAGAGAACGGAAATCAAATTGTACAAAAAGCTATTGAACAGATGCGAGATATCCACTCTTCTGTAGGTGAATCAGCAGAAACAGTAAAACAATTGGGACTACGTTCGAATGAAATTGGTAAAATCGTTGAGGTGATTACTGGTATTGCAGCTCAAACAAATCTTCTTGCTTTAAACGCAGCGATTGAATCGGCGCGTGCGGGTGAGCATGGCCGGGGATTCGCTGTAGTAGCAGATGAAGTGAGAAAGTTAGCGGAGCAATCAAAAGAATCAGCAGAGAGCATTGCTTTAATCATTGAACAAATCCAAGGTGAAACTGCTACTGCTGTAGCTACAATGGAAAAAGGAACTCAAGATGTAGAAAATGGGGTTAACATTGTACAAAAAGCAGAGGAGGCGTTCGGACACATTGTACGATCTATTGAAAATATCGCCTCTGAAATTCAAGAGGTGTCAGCAGCTTCACAACAAATGGCAGCTGGTTCAGAACAAGTAAGTGCTTCTGTGGTAGAAATCGAAAATAGTGCCAAGATCTCTCATGATCATTCGCAACGAGTAGCATCATCTTCAGAGGAGCAGTTAGCTTCTATTGAAGAAGTAACGGCGTCAATACAAGAATTAAGTCAAATGGCGCAAGGGCTGCAGCAAATGACCAGCCGATTTATATTACGATAAGATATTATAGATAATCAAAAGGCTGTACTCTTATATATGGGAGTGCAGCCTTTGATATTTTCCCCGCTCATGATCTTGCTTTTGCTTTTTTAGGTTTAAGAAGATTGGTGCCGACGACTCCTAAAATGATCATGAAGGCCCCAATGAGATGGAAGTATTCCAGTTTTTCCTGCAAAAATATAACCCCTGCAACAATGGTGACAAGAGTGGATAAATTGTTGAATACACTTATCTTAGAGGCTTCTATTTGTGATAACGCATAGTTCGACAAGAAAGATGTAACGAGAGAAGATAATACACCTAAAAAAAAGATAGACATTACAAACAGTGGATTTGAAAAAGGGGCAAAGAAGAGCGTGAGCGTCCCCTCCGAAACATGACGGATCACAGACATGCCATTGAAGAACAGAAAACCGATCGTTGTCATCATGTACGTTAAATCTATAACACTGAACTTTTGTGACATCTTTCTGGCTAGCACGCTATATCCAGCGAAAGAAAGCGCTGATAATAGGATTAAAATAGTTCCTTTGCTGTTCATTGTTTCAAGATTGATGCCTTTCATAGCAAAAATATAGGTCACACCGACAACCGACAATAGGGTGAATATCTTTTGCCATTGACTGGTGTATTCTTTCAAGAAATAAGTTGCCAAAATCATCGTGAAGATGGGCACAGTGGCATGAATAATTCCTGCTTCCGAAGAGGAGGTATAGACCAATCCGAAAACCTGGAAAGTGAAGAATAATGCCGGGTAGAACAAAGCTAAAGGTAAGATCGAAAATATGCCTTTGACTGTAATATTTAATCGGATCCATCCAAAAATGATAGGAATCGAAGCTACCACAAACGATACGGTAAAACGATGCGCCAAAGTGTCCACCGGGTTCGTTATTGTCAATGCCAATTTGACAAAAATAAACGAGAAGCCAATGATGAACGCATTCAATACAGCAGCGAGATAAGCTTTTTTATGTTGTTTATATTCAGTCATGTAGATATAACTCCTAAGCATGCATGCAATGCTTTTCATTTACCGGTATAGCTCAATACTAAGGGGAGAATATGTATGATACAATGTGAAAAACAGTTATCTGTACCGGTACAAACTACTCGTGAGGGATCAAAAAATGCACAAATACCTACAGTTGTTGAATGATCTTGAGATGTTGATTGGAGAACGCCCATACAAAGAAGGAGAGAGGCTTCCTTCCATTCGAGCTCTCGCACAGCAGTATCGATGCAGCAAAAGCACCGTCATTCGGGCAATGGATGAGCTCGAAAAGCGGCATATGATTTATTCAGTTCCGAAGAGCGGATATTATGTGGTCAAGAGAATAAAAGCCCGTAAGGAAGAAGGATCGCAGGTTATCGATTTTGCGACTTCTGCCCCTGATCCAGATGTTTTTCCTTATTTGGATTTTCAACATTGCATTAACAAGGCAATTGATACGTATAAAAATGATCTATTTATCTATGGCATGCCTCAAGGCCTTTCTTCTCTGATTCAGGTTGTTCAACAGCAGTTGACTAACTATCAGGTCTTCACTAGCGAACGTAATATTTTCATCACGTCGGGTGTTCAACAGGCACTGTCTTTGCTAACGATGATTCCGTTTCCGAATCAAAAGAAGAAAATAGTAATAGAGCAGCCTGGATACCATTTATTCATTGAACATCTGGAAATTCACAAATGCCCGGTAATCGGAATAAAAAGAACGGCGAAAGGGATTGATTTGCAGGAATTGGAGAGGATCTTTCAAACGGAAGATATCAAATTTTTTTACGCGATTCCAAGATTTCATAATCCGTTAGGCACCTGTTATACGAAAGAGGAGAAAATAAAAATTGTGGAATTGGCTCAAAAATATGATGTTTTTATTGTTGAGGATGACCAGATGGCCGATTTGGAACAGGACAGCAAAGCGGACCCTTTATACGCCTACGATACTTCGTCCCGTGTCATTTATCTGAAGAGTTATTCCAAAATTATTTTTCCTGGCATGCGTATCGGGGTGGCGGTCATTCCCGATGCATTGGTTGATATGTTCAATCAGTATAAGAAACTGCTTGATATTGATAGCTCTATGCTGTCGCAAGGAGCATTGGAAATCTATCTGAAGAGCGGGATGTTCGAGCGGCACAAACAAAAAATCCGCTCGGCGTATGCACGTAGGGCAAAGATTATGGCTGCTTCATTAACGCAACAATCCGAACGTAGCGGTGGAATTTTTACCTATCACGCTACGAAGCAGCCGTGTGTTCATACGCATATTTTGCTGGATAAAAAGGTGTCGCTACCTCAAATGATGGCCAGGCTCAAAAAGCAGTCTATTCTGCTGGACCCGATCGATAAGCATTACTTGTCATTTTTTCCAAAAGAAAAAATAGTAAAGCTGAATGTTTCCAATGTCAAAGAAGAAGACATTGAACGAGGAATCGAGCAACTGGTTAAAGAGCTCAAAAGAGTATTTTGTTAGTTAGCAGGGGGATCTTTGAGTGACCAATCGTAAAAAAAAGGGACTGGATCACAAGTCTAACTAGACGACTGGATGACAGCCCCTTACATATTTTTATTTGTAGTACTCTATCTATTACTTTTAATTTTATGAATAATTTCGTATTCAATAGCATCATTTAACTTTTCTACCCTTCGACTAAGGAAAAAGGCATCGATCCCGCCCCATATTATTGAACTGGCTATCAGGAGCATAGAAAAGGGAAATAAGAAACTATGATTAGTAGGTGCTGGTAGAAGAATAGTCATGAAGATAGGAGAAGTAATGATGAGAAGCATTGCGCTTGCAGAAACGTAATTTTCTGTATAAAAACGATGAGCACCAAAAAAGGAAAGAAAAGCCCATAATCCCCATGCTACTGCTTTACTTTTTCTCCTTTTTAGCATCTCTGATTCAAGAATGTATAGTTCTTCTAATGTTAAGTCCTTCTTTGAAAAAGTGTTATTCATGAAACATCACCGATTAACACGAGGGATAGCTCTCGTGTTAGAATTTTGTTTTGCGTTTTTAACTAATTTTATTTCTGCTAGAATTTCGTTTTCAATTTTTTTATTTGTCTCTCTGACCATACCACTGATCAAGAATAAATCAATAAATGACCAGATTCCTAATCCTCCAAGTGTTAGTAGCATTGCGACTGCTGTACCGGTTTTTCCTAAGTAGAATCGATGTCCACCAAGAGGTGCAGTGAATACCCAGAGCAACCACGTTGTACCACTTGATTTTTGCTTTATCATCATTTCTGAATTTAATAATTGCAGTTCTTCAGATGTTAGTCCTTGCTTGTTTAAGATAGACATATGTTACCCCCTAATAATAGTGTATATATGTAAATATTATACAATATATTTTCATTCAGGTCTTCACCAGTGAACGTAATATTTTCATCACATTGGGTGTTCAACAGGCGCTATCTTTGCTGATCATGATTCCTTTTCCGAATCAAAAGAAGAAAATAGTAGTGGAACAGCCGGGATACCATTTATTCGTTGAATATCTTGAAACTCACAAATGTCCGGTAGTGGGAATCAAAAGAACGGCGGAAGGTATTGATTTGCAGGAATTGGAGAGGATCTTTCAAACGGAAGATATCAAATTTATCTGAAGAGCGGGATGTTCGAGCGACACAAACAAAAAATTCGCTCGGCGTATGCATGTAGGGCAAAGATTATGGCTGCCTCATTAACGCAACAATCTGAACGTAGCGGTGGAATCTTTACCTATCACGCTACGAAGCAGCCGTGTGTTCATACGCATATTTTGCTGGATAAAAAGGTATCGCTGCCTCAAATGATGGCCAGGCTCAAAAAGCAGTCTATTCTGCTGGACCCGATCGATAAGCATTACTTGTCATTTTTTCCAAAAGAAAAAATAGTAAAGCTGAATGTTTCCAACGTAAAAGAAGAAGATATTGAACGAGGAATCGAGCAAATGGTTGAAGAACTCAAAAGAGTATTGTAAAAAAAGAGGGGCTGCACCACAAGTCTAACTAGGCGAATGGGTGACGGCCCCTTACATACTTTTATTTGTAATACTCTATCTATCACTTTTAATTTTATGAATAATTTCGCATTCAATAGCATCGTTTAACTGCTCTACCCTTCGATTAAGGAAAAGGGCATCTATCCAACTCCATATTACTGAACCAATTAACAGAAATACGGAAAAGAAAAACAAGAAATTACTAAAACCAGTAAGATCAGTAGTTAATGATAAAAGAATAATGACTACGATGGGAAGGGCACTGGTTAGAAGCATCGCACTTGCATAACCATAATTCTCCGTATAAAAACGATGAGCGCCAAAAAAGGAAAGACCAGCCCATAATCCCCAAGCTGCTTCTTTGTTTTTTCTCTTTTTTAGCATCTCTGATTCAAGAATGCCTAGTTCTTCTAATGTTAAGTCCTTCTTTGAAAAAGTATTATTCATGCAACATCACCGATTAACATTAGGGATAGCTTTTGTGTTAGAATTTTGTTTTGCGTTTTTAACTAACTTTATTTCTGCTAGAATTTCGTTTTCAATTTTTTTATTTGTATCTCTGACCATACCACTGATCAAGAATAAATCAATAAATGACCAGATTCCTAATCCTCCAAGTGTTAGTAGCATTGCGACTGCTGTACCGGTTTTTCCTAAGTAGAATCGATGTCCACCAAGAGGTGCAGTGAATACCCAGAGCAACCACGTTGTCCCACTTGATTTTTGCTTTATCATCATTTCTGAATTTAATAATTGCAGTTCTTCAGATGTTAGTCCTTGCTTGTTTAAAACAGACATATATTTCCTCCCCCAATAATAGTATATATATGTAAGCATTATACAATAATTTTTCGTTTTTTACCCTATTTTTATTAAATTTTACAATATTATTGGAGGTTATCTCCTATATTTCATTATGCTGGTGATCGAAGTTAAAAAATCACCAGCATAATAGACATCAACCATGGTGTCAAACAAAGCGTAATGAGTGCAGCGATGATCATGGACAAGCTGGAAATCGTCCCCGCAATGGAGCTAAATTCAAATGCTTTAGACGTACCTGCACCATGTGCAGCTGTACCGAGAAGTGCACCCTGGGCAATGGCATTCTCAATGCGTAATAATCGGATAAGAATAGGGCCAATGACGGCACCTAACAGTCCAGTCATAATGACGAATACAGCTGTAATTGTAGGGACACCACCAATGCTTGTGGAAACCCCCATGGCAATCGGTGTCGTAACCGAACGGGGGATCAGACTGTTCACAATTTGTGTATTTAAATGCAACCCTTCGGCAATCAACATCGATGATATGATGGCTACAACAGAGCCCGATAGCACGCTGACAATAATTTCAGTCGCGTGCTTTTTTAATAGATTGAAGTATTTATAGAGTGGCACAGCGAATGCGATGGTTGCTGGCTGCAGCATGTCGCTGAGCCATTTCGCGCCTGTATTGTATGAGTCATACGAGATATGAGTCCAAAGTAAAAAAGCGATAATAAGTAATGGTGTAAGGATAAGTGGGGACAAATAAACTTTTGGTTTATGTTGATAACACCATTTTGCTCCTACGTAGAGCATAACCGTAAGAATGAGGCTGAAAAATGCGAGCATCATGAAAGCTTCTGCTCCTTTCGTTCCGCGATTTTTTTTGCGATGAGTCCGGTACAGGCCATGACTGCAATTGTACTAAAAATGATCGCGCAGACCACGCGCACCCCATCATCGACCAAAAGATGCGGGTATTTCATAATCCCGACAGCTGATGGAACAAAAAATAACAGTAGCTCTGCCAGCAGCCATTTTGCGCCTAGCTCAATCCATTCCAGGCGAATGATTTTAGCTTGCAGCAGAATAAAAACAACCCCAATACCTAAAATACTACCGGGGATTTTTAAATGAAATATATCGACTAGCTTGTTCGTAATAAGTGAAAACATACATAAAAGAATGATCTGTCCTGTGCCTTTGATTATGGTTGCCACGTTCACTCGCTCCTCTCAGTGAAAAGTGTACATCATCCATTTTCATAGGTAAAATGCATATATAGAATGTGTATCATTCCTTTTATCTATAGTTGGCAGAGGGGATATGAGATGGATATACGACACTTGCAATATTTCGTGAAAGTAGCACAGCTTAAAAGCTTTACGAAAGCTGCACAAGCTTTATATATCACGCAACCGACCATTAGCAAAATGATTAAAAGTATTGAAGAAGAGTTGGGGATTGTGCTGTTTAACCGTTTAGGAAAACAGGTGGAATTAACCGATGCGGGGCACGTTATGTTTGTTCAGGCGCAGGATATTGTCCATTCCTTTCAGAATTTGTCGTCTGAGCTCGATGATCTTATGAGTGTAAAAAAAGGGCATATTCGTATTGGATTGCCCCCGATGATCGGGTCAAGCTTTTTTCCGAAAGTGCTTGGAAAGTTCCGTGAACAGTATCCAGATGTTACAATTCAGCTTTTGGAAGACGGGGCGAAGAAAGTAGAAGCAGATGTTGAAAATGGTGCACTCGATATCGGGGTTGTGTTATCCCCGACGAATGAAGAGCTGTTTCATTCGTTTTCACTTGTAAAAGAAAAACTGATGCTGCTTGTTCATCCATCCCATTCACTGGCAGACAGGGAGAGGGTATCTCTATCTGAGTTAGCACACGAGTCGTTTGTTTTTTTTCGTGAGGATTTTGCGCTTCATGATCGGATTATTGCGGAATGCGTGCAGACAGGGTTTCAGCCGCATGTGATCTATGAGAGCTCACAATGGGATTTTATTAGCGAGATGGTGGCAGCTAATCTGGGCATCGCTTTTCTGCCGGAGCCGATTTGCCGAGAGCTTGATACGGAGCGTATTCGGATTCTTCCGCTTATTGAACCGATTATTCCATGGCATTTGATCATGATTTGGCGAAAAGATCGCTATCTTTCGTTTGCGGCACGAGAATGGATCCGATTTACACAGGATCTTTTTGTATAAAATTGTAGAATAAACATTCATAAAAGGCCTGACATATTCCTCTATTTAGGAAGATATCAGGCCTTCATACGACTTATTCGTTTACTTTAATGTTCTACCAGGCTGTTTACCGGCACTTGTTGTTCATTTTCTGGTTGATCAAGAGGATAAATTCTAGCTGTTTCGTTTTTTTCATCTACAGTTTGAATGTAGATAGGGGTTCCTTGATACG includes the following:
- a CDS encoding TM2 domain-containing protein, yielding MSVLNKQGLTSEELQLLNSEMMIKQKSSGTTWLLWVFTAPLGGHRFYLGKTGTAVAMLLTLGGLGIWSFIDLFLISGMVRDTNKKIENEILAEIKLVKNAKQNSNTKAIPNVNR
- a CDS encoding small acid-soluble spore protein H codes for the protein MNKQRAQEIAASPVMANVTYQGTPIYIQTVDEKNETARIYPLDQPENEQQVPVNSLVEH
- a CDS encoding CidA/LrgA family protein, which codes for MATIIKGTGQIILLCMFSLITNKLVDIFHLKIPGSILGIGVVFILLQAKIIRLEWIELGAKWLLAELLLFFVPSAVGIMKYPHLLVDDGVRVVCAIIFSTIAVMACTGLIAKKIAERKEQKLS
- the cidR gene encoding cidABC operon transcriptional activator CidR, whose product is MDIRHLQYFVKVAQLKSFTKAAQALYITQPTISKMIKSIEEELGIVLFNRLGKQVELTDAGHVMFVQAQDIVHSFQNLSSELDDLMSVKKGHIRIGLPPMIGSSFFPKVLGKFREQYPDVTIQLLEDGAKKVEADVENGALDIGVVLSPTNEELFHSFSLVKEKLMLLVHPSHSLADRERVSLSELAHESFVFFREDFALHDRIIAECVQTGFQPHVIYESSQWDFISEMVAANLGIAFLPEPICRELDTERIRILPLIEPIIPWHLIMIWRKDRYLSFAAREWIRFTQDLFV
- a CDS encoding TM2 domain-containing protein; amino-acid sequence: MNNTFSKKDLTLEELGILESEMLKKRKNKEAAWGLWAGLSFFGAHRFYTENYGYASAMLLTSALPIVVIILLSLTTDLTGFSNFLFFFSVFLLIGSVIWSWIDALFLNRRVEQLNDAIECEIIHKIKSDR
- a CDS encoding CidB/LrgB family autolysis modulator, with translation MMLAFFSLILTVMLYVGAKWCYQHKPKVYLSPLILTPLLIIAFLLWTHISYDSYNTGAKWLSDMLQPATIAFAVPLYKYFNLLKKHATEIIVSVLSGSVVAIISSMLIAEGLHLNTQIVNSLIPRSVTTPIAMGVSTSIGGVPTITAVFVIMTGLLGAVIGPILIRLLRIENAIAQGALLGTAAHGAGTSKAFEFSSIAGTISSLSMIIAALITLCLTPWLMSIMLVIF